Proteins from a genomic interval of Lolium perenne isolate Kyuss_39 chromosome 1, Kyuss_2.0, whole genome shotgun sequence:
- the LOC127314930 gene encoding UPF0603 protein OsI_019212, chloroplastic produces METLLSPSALLTPLRGSKKPAPPAVSCSLKKQTQVGVAWRGDGASGGVGSWASFLHHGLAAAALSLALTLSPAPAPAVASEYDVLNDGPPADTYVVDDAGVLSRVTKSDVKRLARDLEARKNIRINFVTVRKLTSKADAFEYADQVLEKWYPTVEDGSNKGIVVLVTSQKEGAITGGPDFVKAVGDAILDAAVSENLPVLATDEKYNEAIYSTAQRLVAAIDGLPDPGGPAFQESKRESNYKSKQETEEKRGQFTLVVGGLLVIAFVVPMAQYYAYISKK; encoded by the exons ATGGAGACCCTCCTTTCCCCCTCCGCATTGCTCACCCCTCTCCGCGGCTCCAAGAAGCCAGCTCCCCCCGCCGTATCCTGCTCGCTTAAGAAGCAGACGCAGGTGGGCGTGGCTTGGCGTGGAGACGGCGCGAGCGGTGGCGTCGGGAGCTGGGCGTCGTTCTTGCACCACGGCCTTGCCGCGGCGGCGCTGTCCCTGGCCCTCACCCTATCGCCGGCGCCCGCGCCCGCGGTGGCTTCGGAGTACGACGTGCTGAACGACGGGCCGCCGGCGGACACGTACGTGGTGGACGACGCCGGCGTGCTGAGCCGCGTGACCAAGTCCGACGTGAAGCGGCTCGCCCGCGACCTCGAGGCCCGCAAGAACATCCGGATCAACTTCGTCACCGTCCGCAAGCTCACG AGCAAAGCTGACGCGTTCGAGTACGCGGACCAAGTGCTGGAGAAGTGGTACCCGACGGTGGAGGACGGCAGCAACAAGGGCATCGTCGTGCTCGTCACCAGCCAGAAGGAGGGCGCCATCACCGGCGGCCCGGACTTCGTGAAGGCGGTCGGCGACGCCATCCTCGACGCCGCCGTCTCCGAGAACCTGCCAG TGCTGGCGACGGACGAGAAGTACAACGAGGCGATCTACTCGACGGCGCAGCGGCTGGTGGCGGCGATCGACGGGCTGCCGGACCCCGGCGGGCCGGCGTTCCAGGAGAGCAAGAGGGAGTCCAACTACAAGAGCAAGCAGGAGACGGAGGAGAAGCGCGGCCAGTTCACGCTCGTCGTCGGCGGCCTGCTCGTCATCGCATTCGTCGTGCCCATGGCGCAGTACTACGCATACATCTCCAAGAAGTGA